From one Amia ocellicauda isolate fAmiCal2 chromosome 17, fAmiCal2.hap1, whole genome shotgun sequence genomic stretch:
- the h3f3a gene encoding H3 histone, family 3A: MARTKQTARKSTGGKAPRKQLATKAARKSAPSTGGVKKPHRYRPGTVALREIRRYQKSTELLIRKLPFQRLVREIAQDFKTDLRFQSAAIGALQEASEAYLVGLFEDTNLCAIHAKRVTIMPKDIQLARRIRGERA; the protein is encoded by the exons ATGGCACGTACCAAGCAGACTGCCCGTAAATCCACCGGTGGAAAGGCCCCCAGGAAGCAGCTGGCCACCAAAGCTGCCCGGAAAAGCGCGCCCTCTACTGGTGGTGTGAAGAAACCTCACAGATACAG GCCCGGAACTGTCGCTCTGAGAGAGATCCGTCGGTACCAGAAGTCCACTGAGTTGCTGATCCGCAAGCTTCCCTTCCAGCGCCTGGTGAGAGAGATTGCGCAGGACTTCAAGACTGACCTCAGGTTCCAGAGTGCAGCCATTGGGGCTCTTCAG GAGGCCAGCGAGGCTTACTTGGTCGGTCTGTTTGAGGACACCAATCTGTGCGCCATCCATGCAAAGAGAGTCACCATCATGCCCAAGGACATCCAGCTGGCTCGGCGAATCCGGGGCGAGCGTGCTTAA